CCGGGGACGATGCCGACCACGGTCGCCGAGACGTAATCACGCGTCCGCAACCCTGTGACACCTGCCAGGTAGTTCAGCGCGTTGAAGGGCACAACGGGGAAGAGCCGCAGGTAGAGGACCGCGAGGAACCCCCGCCGCTCCAGCCACCGGTCCAGGGATCCGAGGCGCTTGCCCGCCATCCGTTCCACCTGCTCGCGGCCGAGGCGTCGGCCGGCCGCGAAGGCGGCGGCGGCGCCGAGCGACGCCCCGACCACTGCGAGGGCCGTCCCCGCCGCCGTCCCGAACAGCACACCCCCCGCGATGGTCAGAACCGCGCCGGGGACCAGCAGCACTGTGAGACCGGCGTAGACCAGGACGTACACCAGCGGCGCGGCCACCCCTGCCGACTCCACGAACCGCTGCACCCCCGCGCGGCTGGGCCCGCCGATCAGCAACACCGCCGTGCCGCCGCCCGTGAGCAGCACGACCAGCACCGCGAAGCGGAAACGGGGCGACGACACGAGATCCACCAACCGCGCGGCGGGACGGCGGTCGACTGCGGCGCGCTCCTCCTCTGCCACGCCGCCCCCTCCGGCCATCGGTCGTGCGGACAGAGAAGCGAAGATAGGCGATGGCGCGGTAGGTGCACCGCGCAGCTAGATGCGCCGCACATCTACTCCGACGGATCTGGCCTGCGTATCGTCGGCAACGTAGGTTGTCTACTGGCGAGCAGATGCTCCAGGTACTCGAAGAGAACCAACCGGAGGAGGGGCGCACCCCATGACGGATGCGGCGACGCACAGGCCCGACCTCGCCGTCGACGAGCGCGGTATGTCACGCCTCTCGATCGGCCTCTGGATCGCGCTGGCGGGGGCGGTGCTGCAGTTCACGGCGCTCGGCTCGGACTTCTACAGCTGGGAGGACAACATCAAGGATGCCTGGTTCGGCGTGCCGCACGTGTCGGCGCTGCTGCTGGCGTCGGCGCTCACCTCGGTCTCGCTCACGGGCCTTTCGGCCGCGAACCGCCAGCCGGTGCGGGGGCGCTGGGTCGGCGGCGCGATCGCGGCGGTCGGGCTGATCGCTCTGCTCCACACCGGCTACCGCATGCTGGTGCCGCCCTTCAAAGGCTGCCTCACCTACAACTGCGGGTTCTCACCCAACGTCGACGCGACCATCCTGCCCGGCATGTGGATCGGGTTCGTCGGCACGATCGGGGCCGTCGTGGGCGGCATCATCCACGCGGCGAGCGCCACCGCCGCGCGGACGCCGCCCCGCCCCTGGATCGCCGACCGGCAGATCGGCATGACCCCGTGGCTGGGACTGGCCGCGCTCGGTGCGGTCGGGCAGTTCGTGTTCGGCTACACGATCTTCAACTTCTACACCGCGAACTTCTCCGGCGACGGCGGCAGCCGCTCGTGGAGCGGATGGCTCGCCACGCCGCACACCGGCAGCCTCGTGCTCCTGATGAGCGTCGCGGTGCTGTTCCTCGTGGTATCCGCCGCCCGTGGCCGGGCGCCCGTCAGCCCCAGTGCGGCCGGGGCGCTCATCGGCCTCTTCGGGTTCATCGCCATCTCCCGGATCGCCTACCGCATCATCGCCCCGCCGTTCCACAGCTCCGCGGTCGCGGGCACGTTCGAGGAGAGCGCGGACATCCACATCTGGGCGTGGTTGTCGCTGGCCTCCGCCGTGGTGGTGATCGTGGCCGGCATCGCCCATGCCATGACGACCAGGGAGCCGACGACGACCAGCCGGACGACAACGAGCCGCGCCGCCACGGAGCAGGCATAAGGTCCATTCGTGACCGCAGCGGCGACGACCAGCACGACACCGAATCTCTAGGCGACGACCCGAACGGTCGCGCCCCACTCGAAGCGGGCCAGCAGCCGGTCGCGTCCCCCGAAGCTGCGTCGACGCAGCACCGGGGGAGGTAAGTCGCCACCGCAGCGAGCGGCAGACGATGACGTCGCAGAAGGCCGCGGGTCCGTGACCTGACCAACGACGACCGCCGCGCGCAGCGAGCTGCACCGACGTCGACAACCCGGCTCTGGAGCGATACATCTCACCCGCCGGCGCACCTCGAGTGCCCCGTGTGGAGGAGGAACGGGTGTCGAGCGACCGGGCCGTCGAGTTACGCGAACACGGCGCGATCAGGGTCGACCGTGCGCAGCGGACGGTCACGTACCGGGTCCGTCACTGGGACAACCTGCTGTCGGGTCTCGTGGGTCTCGCGCTGGCGGCGGCCGGCGCGGTCCTCCTGACCGCCGAGGACCGGAGGACGATCGTCGGCGGCTTCCTCGCCCTGATGGGAGTGGGTCTGGTGCACGCGACGGTCACCGGGTTGGGACGGTGGGTACGCATCGATCCCTCCGGGATCTCGGAGGGACGCGGTGGCCGCACGACCCGCTCGCTGCCGTGGGCGCAGATCGAGGCGCTGTCCGCACCGTCCCTGCAGAGCCAGGCGCCCGCGTGGATCCGCCGTCGCGCGGACCCGGAGGCGTCACGGCCGACGTACCTGCTCCGCGTCTCCATGCGAGATCAGGACGAGCCGGTCGACGTCCTGGCCGCGGACGCTGTCGGGTGGTTCGTCCCCCAACACCTCGTGAACGCCGCGAGGGAGCTCCGCCTGGTCCCCGCGCAGGTCACCGTGGACGAGGACACGCTCGGCGACGGCGCCGCCGCCGCCCCCGCGTCGCTGCGTCTACCGGGCTCGCCCGGGTGGGCATGGAACGGCGTCCAGGTGCGCGAGGGGGAGGTCCTGCTCACCCATCCGCGCCGGTTGACGATGCGGCAGGCGGTGCACACGGCCGTCGTCGCCGTCGTGATCATCGCGGTGGTGCTCACCCCTATCGCGGCGGGGTCCCTCGACGTGGGCGTCCGGGCGGCGATCGCCGCCGTCGCGACA
The Actinomycetota bacterium DNA segment above includes these coding regions:
- a CDS encoding TVP38/TMEM64 family protein yields the protein MAEEERAAVDRRPAARLVDLVSSPRFRFAVLVVLLTGGGTAVLLIGGPSRAGVQRFVESAGVAAPLVYVLVYAGLTVLLVPGAVLTIAGGVLFGTAAGTALAVVGASLGAAAAFAAGRRLGREQVERMAGKRLGSLDRWLERRGFLAVLYLRLFPVVPFNALNYLAGVTGLRTRDYVSATVVGIVPGAFAYAALGGSFDDPTAPEFIAAVSLLIVLVIGGPFINRLLRRRGAGPPELPDAGQTEAANADATDTEATEDRGASTR